A stretch of Fusarium poae strain DAOMC 252244 chromosome 2, whole genome shotgun sequence DNA encodes these proteins:
- a CDS encoding hypothetical protein (TransMembrane:4 (o6-28i49-68o74-97i118-141o)~BUSCO:53689at5125) encodes MGIKDLAISYVVFTVIHFFLFALALATCGLYGTDVHHANQQGKYSDSKWVYAVVVGSISAVTCVLYFVPFVLRIAGVFVPVWDFILFVLWIALFGVFGKMYINEDAEGDGDVRRMKNAVWVDLASALLWFIAALGAFGYWWKHRDHRSRFTGRAHV; translated from the exons ATGGGTATCAAAGATCTAGCTATTAGCTACGTGGTGTTCACCGTCATtcatttcttcctcttcgcccTTGCGCTGGCAACATGTGGTCTATATGGAACCGACGTCCATCATGCGAACCAGCAGGGCAAGTACTCCGACTCGAAATGG GTCTATGCTGTGGTAGTTGGTAGTATTTCTGCTGTAACATGTGTCCTTTACTTCGTTCCCTTTGTCCTGCGTATTGCCGGTGTCTTTGTTCCGGTATGGGACTTCATTCTCTTCGTCCTCTGGATCGCCCTTTTTGGTGTGTTCGGCAAG ATGTATATCAACGAGGATGCTGAGGGTGATGGAGACGTCAGACGCATGAAGAACGCTGTCTGGGTTGATCTCGCCAGTGCCCTCCTCTGGTTCATCGCAGCATTGGGCGCTTTCGGATACTGGTGGAAACATCGTGACCACAGATCGCGCTTTACTGGCCGCGCTCACGTCTAA
- a CDS encoding hypothetical protein (TransMembrane:1 (o615-636i)) produces MATNSNTLPQGFSVFQPALGAQLQFFPTIGSRELDELVNAYIPGPASTQEKRATISLDYFEYAHLTGQTFKFYPVYTLSASVESPAGASPLQDSGYGSFNTSPVTSNWDWSHVNTTSSRRSSPKSTASQQPADFSNLPGMKIMTKDGRDVTNSASRGSKTKEQRDHAHLMRIIKACESCKKKKIRCDPSHKKRGVTSTVAQPAKVTKKTKALTSEAKVSVVAHDAFAGQMTTPELDFSVNLDNLTVSVEPESDAWEQFIQYPAADDNYDFFNDPEGYFSPQSSSSASDYSAKPVTPTAGEDLLRRPRGTADVGIADLGDSAAHLPFNQVDVNHDYVDFNLYSPESSFSEDERMVPIQVSKQSVSRPKSPAPNQLPPRDFSNGLSSRGDELGDNQLTHNILGGQLAVPTSAPQHLFTNGQVGREDVYGDSGAGFEYRDAIVQTASLGSDLLDTSTSLHHSSPVVAPTAQSSVDTVLSTNSNVTISRDIIEARGMTTIGSPDHLLSENATPQAAPHLTEIVLTQQNSQTPAAVAAHANSQLSEIAHALPVCQSTETGSTATQSDCHDVSAESELSQSDSRDAEIHNVVGDIFQPFAAVDPSLHCPTSTIRQPGLETLAPLTVMLIASAVWSFVHQMFVNRDECWEQRTSSSVHSKRKANQMTSKIGRVVSKLQSTFSNSTTPVGRTISMGRSLIAV; encoded by the exons ATGGCGACTAATTCGAACACTCTCCCTCAAGGGTTCTCTGTTTTTCAGCCTGCTCTTGGTGCTCAGCTCCAGTTCTTCCCTACCATTGGGTCACGGGAGCTCGACGAGTTGGTGAATGCTTACATCCCTGGTCCTGCTTCCACCCAGGAGAAGCGTGCCACAATCTCTCTCGACTACTTTGAGTATGCGCACCTGACAGGGCAGACGTTCAAGTTCTATCCCGTTTACACACTTTCCGCTTCTGTCGAATCTCCTGCTGGTGCTAGCCCCCTCCAAGACTCTGGTTATGGATCTTTCAACACGAGCCCCGTCACATCCAACTGGGATTGGAGCCATGTGAATACCACTTCCTCCCGCCGCTCCTCTCCCAAGTCCACCGCCAGCCAGCAGCCCGCCGATTTCTCCAACCTGCCTGGAATGAAGATCATGACTAAGGATGGTCGCGATGTTACCAATTCTGCCTCCCGAGGATCCaagacaaaggagcagagAGATCACGCACACCTCATGCGAATCATCAAGGCCTGCGAAAGctgcaagaagaagaagattcgtTGCGACCCCAGCCACAAGAAGCGTGGCGTTACCAGCACGGTGGCTCAACCTGCAAAGGTCACCAAGAAGACGAAGGCACTGACCTCAGAAGCAAAGGTTTCTGTCGTTGCCCATGATGCTTTTGCTGGCCAAATGACAACTCCAGAGCTCGACTTTTCGGTCAACCTCGACAACCTGACTGTCTCAGTCGAGCCAGAAAGCGATGCATGGGAGCAGTTCATCCAATATCCTGCTGCCGATGATAATTACGATTTCTTCAACGATCCAGAGGGCTACTTCTCTCCTCAGTCCTCCTCCTCTGCATCGGACTACTCTGCAAAGCCCGTCACCCCGACAGCAGGAGAGGACCTTCTTCGCCGTCCTCGTGGCACAGCCGATGTAGGCATTGCAGACCTGGGCGACTCTGCGGCGCATCTACCATTCAACCAAGTCGATGTCAATCACGACTATGTGGACTTCAATCTTTACTCTCCCGAATCATCCTTCTCGGAAGATGAACGTATGGTCCCTATTCAAGTCTCTAAGCAGTCGGTTAGTCGGCCGAAATCACCAGCACCGAACCAGCTACCGCCGAGGGACTTCTCGAATGGTTTGAGTAGTCGTGGCGACGAGCTAGGCGACAACCAGCTTACTCACAATATCCTTGGAGGACAGCTTGCTGTTCCCACTTCCGCACCTCAACATCTCTTTACTAATGGCCAGGTCGGCCGCGAAGATGTCTATGGCGATTCTGGAGCTGGCTTTGAGTATCGCGATGCCATTGTGCAAACTGCAAGTCTCGGCTCGGACCTTCTGGACACGAGTACTTCATTGCATCACAGCTCACCAGTCGTTGCACCCACCGCCCAGTCCTCTGTGGATACTGTTTTATCTACGAATAGTAAC GTGACAATCAGTCGCGATATTATCGAGGCCCGCGGAATGACGACAATAGGATCACCAGATCACCTACTATCAGAGAATGCCACACCACAAGCAGCTCCCCACTTGACGGAGATTGTGCTTACACAACAGAACTCCCAAACACCTGCAGCAGTGGCCGCACATGCAAACTCCCAGTTGAGCGAGATTGCTCACGCTCTTCCAGTTTGCCAATCAACAGAGACCGGATCTACAGCCACACAATCAGATTGTCACGATGTCAGTGCCGAAAGCGAACTCAGTCAATCAGATTCTCGCGATGCAGAGATTCACAATGTGGTGGGAGATATATTCCAACCTTTCGCTGCGGTTGATCCTTCGTTGCACTGCCCGACATCGACGATTCGTCAACCAGGCCTGGAGACTCTTGCACCGCTTACGGTGATGTTGATCGCCTCAGCCGTCTGGTCCTTTGTCCACCAAATGTTTGTCAACAGGGACGAATGTTGGGAGCAGCGGACAAGCTCTTCTGTGCACAGCAAGAGGAAGGCCAACCAGATGACATCGAAAATTGGCAGGGTTGTCAGCAAGCTACAGAGCACGTTTTCGAATAGCACGACACCAGTTGGTCGGACGATATCGATGGGTAGAAGCCTCATCGCTGTGTAA
- a CDS encoding hypothetical protein (BUSCO:29035at5125): MGVFQSLGLSPAKKAGAKAIRRLFGRVMPGEGDSVTASASTSASASASDTDQTGMGNASNGSNHRQEISKDNNEPQPKSNTDFSSSPSALKSQTNTTTTDYPQQQEDLQTTATRATASSMQSFKNRLTQYGDADKENQPPGVSQLPESLARLELQDDKSISTSPKPTTSVIPLEPIFTDPAVVAERAMHMKFTEAALDMARLALQTNETPVGCVLVHDGRIIARGMNATNVTRNGTRHAEFMALGALLSYPPKDGPRTTFLKPKAENQSEAASETSSIDSGPPDEGNEDGAKGHLYPYGQKCHPDARVDRSIVRESILYVTVEPCVMCASLLRQLGIKKVYFGAVNDKFGGTGGVFSIHANSLPVSADGQTASAHPTPKPAQLPDGSGTLGVSYPPGGGDGGNIEPGYEIEGGWGRDEAVGLLRRFYVQENGRAPVPRKKEGRAARLAAMLEGEGNGEETPNSEITTPVPEADSIDLPTSTETLKEQVEPLADRTNV, translated from the exons ATGGGAGTTTTCCAGTCACTTGGCCTTTCACCAGCCAAGAAAGCAGGTGCAAAAGCTATACGCCGTCTCTTCGGTCGGGTGATGCCTGGCGAGGGTGACAGCGTCACTGCCAGTGCCAGTAccagtgccagtgccagCGCCAGCGACACTGACCAAACTGGCATGGGTAACGCCAGTAACGGAAGCAACCATCGCCAGGAAATTTCCAAAGATAACAACGAGCCTCAGCCAAAAAGCAACACAGACTTTTCATCGTCGCCTTCTGCCCTGAAAAGTCAAACAAATACGACCACGACAGACTATCCCCAACAACAGGAAGATCTCCAGACAACCGCCACACGTGCTACTGCTAGCAGTATGCAGTCTTTCAAGAATCGACTTACCCAGTATGGGGATGCAGATAAAGAAAACCAACCCCCCGGCGTATCTCAGCTGCCTGAGTCTCTTGCCCGCCTGGAGCTTCAAGATGACAAATCCATCTCGACTTCTCCCAAGCCGACCACATCCGTCATCCCTCTTGAGCCGATATTCACAGACCCTGCTGTGGTAGCTGAGCGAGCGATGCACATGAAGTTTACAGAAGCAGCCCTTGATATG GCCCGGCTGGCTCTCCAAACCAACGAAACTCCTGTTGGATGCGTTCTTGTTCACGATGGACGGATTATCGCCCGGGGCATGAATGCGACCAATGTCACTCGAAATGGTACTCGTCATGCCGAGTTCATGGCGCTCGGTGCTTTACTATCTTACCCCCCAAAGGACGGGCCAAGAACGACGTTTCTGAAGCCCAAAGCTGAGAACCAGTCCGAGGCGGCTTCTGAGACATCCTCCATTGATTCGGGACCTCCAGATGAAGGCAATGAGGATGGAGCCAAGGGGCATCTTTACCCCTATGGACAAAAGTGCCATCCTGATGCGCGAGTAGACAGGTCGATTGTCAGAGAAAGCATCTTGTACGTCACGGTTGAGCCGTGTGTTATGTGTGCTTCTCTATTGCGCCAGCTCGGCATTAAAAAGGTCTACTTCGGCGCCGTCAACGACAAGTTTGGCGGAACCGGTGGTGTCTTCAGCATCCATGCGAACTCCCTTCCCGTCAGTGCCGATGGGCAGACTGCCAGTGCTCACCCCACCCCAAAACCTGCACAGCTTCCAGACGGTAGTGGCACTTTGGGTGTCTCCTATCCTCCAGGCGGGGGCGATGGAGGAAACATTGAGCCTGGTTATGAGATTGAGGGTGGCTGGGGCCGCGATGAAGCTGTTGGCCTACTCCGGCGCTTCTATGTTCAGGAAAATGGACGAG CCCCTGTGCCTCGCAAGAAAGAAGGACGCGCAGCTCGACTAGCCGCTATGCTGGAGGGCGAGGGTAATGGAGAAGAGACTCCGAACTCTGAGATCACAACACCTGTACCAGAGGCCGATTCCATCGACCTCCCTACTTCGACAGAAACCCTCAAGGAACAGGTCGAGCCGCTTGCAGATCGCACCAATGTCTAG
- a CDS encoding hypothetical protein (MEROPS:MER0017368~TransMembrane:1 (i12-35o)) — MASSSALRPTMLALGLTLGVPAMLYFSILGALVIAPSLQAHAIYLHKVTLTWFKDLNTPEQFGFAHHQVTPFYISTADGIKLHSWHVLPLATYEAHQQELIAQGPEAGLVENFEDTINFHLLKENPNSRLVLYFHGTSGTMASGWRPDSYRFLYSADPTNTHVLTFDYRGYGESTGSPSERGIITDATTVANWAIHTAGIPPERIVIFGQSLGSAVAIAVVNELAQKEPSVHFAGLVVTATFADIPQLSATYRIGGFIPVLSPVAKVKPLFAFFARRLSSTWDNMQRLGEFVKSAEKYDITLLHAQDDTDIPMEHSVKLYREAVRMAENADNLTEDEGALLLRVDKNEQSRGEGGSITVCATRKGDIRLEILKYGVHDKIMSYPATGLAISRAFASGNTKASTPP, encoded by the coding sequence ATGGCCTCGTCCTCGGCCTTAAGGCCGACCATGCTGGCGCTTGGTCTAACACTTGGTGTTCCAGCCATGCTCTATTTCAGCATACTGGGGGCGTTAGTTATTGCACCTTCACTTCAGGCTCATGCGATCTATCTCCACAAAGTTACCTTGACATGGTTCAAGGATTTAAATACACCAGAGCAATTCGGGTTCGCTCATCACCAAGTTACACCCTTCTACATATCGACTGCCGATGGTATCAAGCTACACTCTTGGCATGTGCTGCCTTTGGCGACGTATGAGGCGCACCAACAAGAACTGATTGCACAAGGACCCGAGGCTGGCCTGGTTGAGAACTTTGAGGATACTATCAACTTCCATTTGCTGAAAGAAAACCCAAATTCTCGATTGGTCCTCTACTTCCATGGCACCAGTGGCACAATGGCCAGTGGTTGGCGCCCTGACAGCTACCGTTTTCTCTACTCGGCTGACCCTACAAATACCCATGTTCTAACATTCGACTACCGTGGATACGGAGAGTCGACTGGCTCTCCCAGCGAGAGAGGCATCATCACAGATGCTACTACCGTAGCCAACTGGGCCATCCACACTGCTGGTATTCCGCCTGAGCGGATCGTAATCTTTGGTCAAAGCCTGGGCTCTGCAGTAGCCATTGCAGTCGTCAATGAGCTGGCTCAGAAAGAGCCTTCAGTTCATTTTGCCGGACTCGTCGTTACAGCAACGTTTGCAGATATTCCTCAGTTGTCGGCCACATATCGCATCGGCGGGTTCATTCCAGTGCTTTCACCAGTAGCCAAGGTGAAGCCACTCTTTGCCTTTTTCGCGCGCCGGCTTTCAAGTACCTGGGATAATATGCAGAGACTGGGCGAGTTTGTCAAGTCGGCTGAGAAGTACGACATCACCCTTTTGCATGCTCAAGACGATACGGATATTCCCATGGAACATTCCGTTAAACTCTACAGGGAAGCTGTCCGAATGGCGGAGAATGCGGACAATTTGACAGAGGATGAGGGAGCACTGCTCCTCAGGGTAGACAAAAACGAGCAAAGCCGTGGAGAAGGTGGTTCAATAACTGTCTGTGCCACCAGGAAAGGTGATATACGACTAGAGATCTTGAAGTATGGAGTACATGACAAGATCATGTCCTATCCTGCGACTGGTCTAGCCATCAGCAGAGCATTTGCTTCTGGAAACACAAAGGCCTCTACGCCGCCATGA
- a CDS encoding hypothetical protein (CAZy:GT1), with the protein MALNRIKSRGRGHLVIDDYDANNGPSSNVIDDGRVEVQFHDNPQALAVWCQHFKDSFAGDISSSERLQPPEPRRTNSIAFVPGVEKPAEGPRLHIAIHIVGSRGDVQPFIPIAQLLMKPPYGHRVRICTHAAFKEFVEAQGIEFFNIGGDPEALMAYMVKNPGLLPNRDSLKGGEVGKRRKEMAEIISGTWRSCIEAGDGMGEPIKAANVESAHDLFLADVIIANPPSMGHIHCAQKLSIPLHMVFTMPWSPTKSFPHPLASMSYGDADAKVANYLSFMMMELLTWQGLGDLINKFRTQTLHLDPVSPLWGFQLLSRLRIPFSYLWSETLIPKPSDWDDHLNITGFSFLPLASSYTPPPDLVSFLDNGSLPVYIGFGSIVVDDPQALTTMIFEAIKIAGIRAIVSKGWGGVGAGEVPDSVYLIGNCPHDWLFQRVAAVVHHGGAGTTAAGIAAGRPTVVVPFFGDQPFWGQMMARAGAGPVAVPYKDLTAEILAESITFALQPHVVAVAKEMALQIGEEDGSGGAAMDIQERLDIDSLRCDLSPGRLASWLHRKTGAHLSGFAVGCLRDHGLIEMSDIKLLRHKHWYVDEGAESPAIGAIAAVSGFAAAIGTATSDYTERLRNSPHSRATRRRSSIGLPIVPTAENSTVDGHSRSQKGPRDVSQADMEALAQKMASKTLYGAEPAFSTARLCRPITEARRGRKNSWKARESGRNGHVFYITRVTGKYACDLAAATARAPVAFFYNVANGFHNAPSNVFDVDVRRRDEITGLGSGVRTAGKEFCYGIWDAFSGIVVKPYEDTKVMGVKGLGRGLLRGGLGIIGNLGSACFGLPGYTLKGLEKELLKGYMTRLKAEILLIRLRQGIDDWRKATESEKDEVVRRWKVIISL; encoded by the exons ATGGCGCTCAATCGCATCAAGTCCCGTGGGCGAGGGCACCTCGTAATCGACGACTACGACGCCAACAATGGACCGTCTAGTAATGTCATCGACGATGGACGCGTTGAAGTTCAGTTTCACGACAACCCTCAAGCGCTTGCCGTTTGGTGCCAGCATTTCAAAGACTCATTCGCAGGCGATATATCATCCTCGGAACGACTACAGCCCCCCGAACCTCGTCGAACGAACAGTATCGCGTTTGTACCAGGCGTAGAGAAGCCAGCTGAGGGTCCACGCCTCCATATCGCGATACATATCGTGGGATCGCGTGGTGATGTTCAACCATTCATACCTATTGCGCAACTTCTTATGAAACCACCCTATGGTCACCGAGTACGGATATGCACGCATGCCGCTTTTAAGGAGTTTGTTGAAGCTCAAGGTATAGAATTCTTCAACATTGGTGGTGATCCCGAGGCTCTAATGGCATACATGGTCAAGAATCCTGGGTTATTACCAAACCGCGACAGCCTCAAAGGGGGAGAGGTCGGGAAGAGACGAAAAGAGATGGCAGAGATCATTTCCGGTACTTGGAGAAGCTGCATTGAAGCTGGTGATGGAATGGGAGAGCCCATAAAGGCTGCTAATGTAGAGTCTGCCCATGATCTGTTCCTGGCCGACGTTATTATTGCCAACCCACCATCTATGGGCCATATACACTGCGCTCAGAAACTCAGCATCCCCCTGCATATGGTTTTCACAATGCCGTGGTCACCAACTAAATCCTTCCCCCATCCACTGGCTTCAATGAGCTATGGTGATGCCGATGCCAAGGTCGCCAACTATCTGTCCTtcatgatgatggagttgCTCACGTGGCAAGG CCTAGGGGACTTGATAAATAAATTCCGTACGCAAACGCTACATCTTGATCCCGTCAGCCCGCTCTGGGGCTTTCAACTCCTTTCCAGGCTTCGGATTCCGTTCAGTTATCTCTGGTCAGAGACGTTGATACCCAAACCATCTGACTGGGACGACCACCTCAACATTACAGGTTTCTCTTTCCTGCCACTTGCCAGCTCCTACACGCCCCCTCCAGACCTTGTCAGCTTCCTCGACAACGGATCCCTACCAGTTTACATTGGGTTTGGATCTATCGTCGTCGACGATCCCCAAGCACTCACGACCATGATCTTTGAAGCTATCAAGATTGCCGGTATTCGAGCCATCGTTTCGAAAGGATGGGGAGGTGTTGGTGCTGGGGAAGTCCCCGATAGCGTTTATCTCATTGGAAATTGTCCTCACGACTGGCTTTTCCAGCGTGTTGCAGCTGTTGTCCACCATGGTGGTGCTGGCACGACAGCTGCTGGCATAGCGGCTGGTCGACCAACTGTCGTTGTTCCGTTCTTTGGAGACCAGCCCTTCTGGGGACAGATGATGGCTCGTGCAGGTGCGGGACCAGTAGCGGTTCCATACAAAGATCTCACAGCAGAGATACTGGCTGAGAGTATCACATTTGCCCTTCAACCACATGTCGTGGCGGTAGCAAAGGAAATGGCGCTGCAGATTGGGGAAGAGGATGGATCCGGTGGTGCGGCTATGGACATACAGGAGCGTCTGGACATTGATAGCCTTCGTTGCGACCTGAGTCCTGGAAGACTTGCAAGCTGGCTCCATCGAAAGACAGGGGCCCATCTGAGCGGCTTTGCCGTCGGCTGTCTCAGAGATCATGGATTGATTGAGATGTCCGACATCAAGCTGCTCCGACATAAACACTGGTACGTGGACGAAGGGGCTGAGTCTCCCGCTATCGGTGCCATAGCTGCTGTGTCAGGCTTTGCAGCAGCCATAGGCACAGCAACGTCCGATTACACTGAAAGGTTGAGGAACTCTCCACACTCTAGGGCGACAAGGCGCCGTAGCAGCATAGGTTTGCCCATTGTCCCAACGGCAGAAAACAGTACTGTTGATGGGCATTCTCGTTCTCAAAAGGGACCACGAGATGTAAGTCAAGCAGATATGGAGGCACTTGCTCAGAAGATGGCAAGTAAGACACTTTACGGGGCCGAACCGGCTTTCTCAACTGCACGATTATGTCGCCCAATCACTGAGGCTCGCCGGGGGCGCAAGAACTCGTGGAAAGCTCGAGAGAGTGGCAGAAATGGACATGTCTTCTATATCACACGTGTGACAGGCAAATATGCTTGTGACCTCGCTGCGGCAACTGCCAGAGCGCCCGTTGCTTTCTTTTACAATGTTGCCAACGGCTTTCATAACGCACCGTCAAATGTCTTCGATGTTGATGTTCGCCGCCGAGATGAAATAACAGGACTGGGGAGCGGCGTCAGAACCGCAGGGAAGGAATTCTGTTATGGGATATGGGATGCCTTTAGTGGCATAGTTGTGAAACCATATGAAGACACAAAGGTCATGGGCGTCAAGGGTCTCGGGAGGGGCCTGTTGAGGGGTGGCCTTGGTATAATAGGCAACTTGGGTTCTG CATGTTTCGGGCTCCCAGGATATACTTTGAAGGGGCTAGAGAAAGAGCTACTGAAAGGTTATATGACAAGATTAAAAGCAGAGATATTATTGATCCGACTTCGGCAAGGTATAGACGATTGGAGGAAGGCTACTGAGAGTGAGAAGGATGAAGTAGTAAGACGGTGGAAGGTTATAATTTcactataa